In Streptomyces sp. NBC_00414, a single window of DNA contains:
- a CDS encoding FecCD family ABC transporter permease, producing MIVAISIGAVTIPLGDVWAIVLHHVTGAGTPPTDVALDQIVWKFRTPRVVLAALVGAALAVSGAVLQTVVSNPLADPIVLGFSYGATLGAVLVITLGGGAALAGLGVSAAAFVGAVLAGALVFALGQRRGRLAPTRLVLAGVAVGYVFLSATSFVQLQATPTELRTVMFWMLGSVAGAQWDQIPTVTVVVLVTTVLLALFGRRLNVLLAGDESATALGVNVNRLRAVLLVLSALLTGTVIAVAGSIGFVGLMIPHLVRLTTGADHRRLLPLTALLGAVYLVLVDLLSRTVNRPNELPLGILTALLGAPFFLWLLRHNKGLD from the coding sequence ATGATCGTGGCGATCAGCATCGGGGCGGTCACCATTCCGCTCGGCGACGTGTGGGCGATCGTCCTGCACCACGTCACCGGCGCGGGAACGCCACCGACCGATGTCGCGCTCGACCAGATCGTCTGGAAGTTCCGCACCCCGCGCGTGGTCCTGGCCGCCCTGGTCGGCGCGGCCCTGGCCGTGTCGGGCGCGGTTCTGCAGACCGTGGTGTCCAACCCGCTCGCCGACCCCATCGTGCTGGGCTTCTCCTACGGCGCCACGCTCGGCGCGGTCCTGGTCATCACCCTGGGCGGGGGAGCGGCGCTGGCCGGGCTCGGGGTGTCGGCGGCGGCGTTCGTCGGCGCGGTGCTCGCAGGGGCGCTGGTGTTCGCCCTCGGGCAGCGACGCGGACGACTGGCCCCGACCCGGCTGGTGCTGGCCGGCGTCGCCGTCGGCTACGTCTTCCTCTCGGCGACCAGCTTCGTCCAACTCCAGGCCACCCCGACCGAGTTGCGCACGGTCATGTTCTGGATGCTCGGCAGCGTGGCCGGCGCCCAGTGGGACCAGATCCCCACCGTCACCGTCGTCGTGCTCGTCACCACCGTGCTCCTTGCCCTCTTCGGGCGGCGGCTCAACGTCCTGCTGGCCGGCGACGAGTCCGCCACCGCGCTGGGTGTCAACGTCAACCGGCTGCGCGCCGTGCTCCTGGTGCTCAGCGCGCTGCTGACCGGGACCGTCATCGCCGTCGCCGGCAGCATAGGCTTCGTCGGCCTGATGATCCCGCACCTCGTCCGTCTCACCACGGGCGCCGACCACCGCCGGCTCCTGCCCCTGACGGCCCTGCTGGGCGCGGTCTACCTGGTCCTCGTCGACCTGCTCTCCCGCACCGTCAACCGCCCCAACGAACTACCGCTGGGCATCCTCACCGCCCTCCTCGGCGCCCCCTTCTTCCTGTG
- a CDS encoding ABC transporter substrate-binding protein, translated as MSMNRPVVTALAAALCLLTAACGDSSDNDTASARTTEAANARSGYPVTLENCGRKTTFEKAPSRVVVMNGASVGEVSTLLALGVQDRIVANQQSYGMSEVKGRAAAIKALPTGDVKPNDAFDIPREAMLGLRPDLVLSTTSYGFDGKNGFATRDQLSDVAANSYISPEGCGQDNSKMTIADSYTLLRDMGRVFNVGDKAEEVIAASKKNIDAVSAKVKGKKTPKVMVLFSNMSMGSNDFSSVVAKGIYNDILAKAGGTNPFENASKTSFADLSKEKVAATDVDALVVVAYNDPNPAAYAKKLLKEFPQWPAARNNTYVTLSDSMYIGPSNDLAVEKIAKMLHPDAF; from the coding sequence ATGTCGATGAACCGGCCGGTCGTCACCGCCCTGGCCGCAGCCCTGTGTCTGCTCACAGCGGCATGCGGCGACTCCTCGGACAACGACACGGCGAGCGCGAGGACGACCGAAGCCGCGAACGCGAGATCCGGCTACCCGGTGACGCTGGAGAACTGTGGTCGGAAGACGACGTTCGAGAAGGCCCCCAGCCGGGTCGTCGTCATGAACGGAGCCTCCGTCGGGGAGGTTTCCACCCTCCTCGCCCTCGGCGTCCAGGACCGGATCGTCGCCAACCAGCAGAGCTACGGGATGTCCGAGGTGAAAGGCCGTGCCGCTGCCATCAAGGCCCTGCCGACCGGTGACGTGAAGCCCAACGACGCCTTCGACATCCCCCGCGAGGCCATGCTCGGGCTGCGCCCCGACCTGGTGCTGTCCACCACCTCGTACGGCTTCGACGGCAAGAACGGCTTCGCCACCCGGGACCAGCTGAGCGACGTCGCCGCGAACAGCTACATCTCCCCGGAGGGCTGCGGCCAGGACAACTCGAAGATGACCATCGCCGACAGTTACACACTGCTGCGCGACATGGGCAGGGTCTTCAACGTCGGTGACAAGGCCGAGGAGGTGATCGCCGCCTCGAAGAAGAACATCGACGCCGTCTCGGCGAAGGTGAAGGGGAAGAAGACACCGAAGGTCATGGTGCTGTTCTCCAACATGTCCATGGGCAGCAACGACTTCAGCTCGGTCGTCGCCAAGGGCATCTACAACGACATCCTCGCCAAGGCCGGCGGCACCAACCCCTTCGAGAACGCCTCCAAGACCTCCTTCGCCGATCTGAGCAAGGAGAAGGTGGCCGCCACCGACGTCGACGCCCTCGTCGTCGTCGCGTACAACGACCCGAACCCGGCGGCCTACGCCAAGAAACTGCTCAAGGAGTTCCCCCAGTGGCCGGCCGCCAGGAACAACACGTACGTGACGCTGTCGGACTCGATGTACATCGGCCCGAGCAACGACCTCGCCGTGGAGAAGATCGCCAAGATGCTGCACCCCGACGCCTTCTGA